The Myxococcus fulvus sequence AGTACAGCGGCAGCCCGCTGAACACGTCGAAGCCGCCACCACCCCCGGCGATGAGCACATGGCGGGCGGAGGCGAGTCGCTCGAACAGCGGAGAAGTGCACAAGTCCACGACGGAAGCTCCCTTCACCGGGCCCTGGAGCAGCACCCACAGGGCGATAGACCGGCACCTCCGGTATATAGCGCCGCCATGTCCACCCTCATCCTCAGCGCGAAAGAGCTGCGCGGTCTCTACACCGTCGAGCTCGGACTCCAGGCCGTCGAGAAGGCCTTCCGGGCCCATGGCCGTGGCGAGTCCCTCATGCCGCCCAAGGTGTACCTCTCCCTGCCGCAGTACGACGGCGACTTCCGCGCCATGCCCGCGTTCCTCGACGGCGCGGCCGGCGTGAAGTGGGTCAACGCCCATCCCCAGAACCCCAAGAAGCACGGCCTTCCCACCGTGCGCGCCCTCTACATCCTCAGCGACCCGGACACCGCGTCCCCGCTCGCCATCCTCGACGGCACCTGGCTCACCGCGTGGCGCACCGGCTGCGCGGGCGGCGTCGCGTCCAAGTACCTGGCGAAGCCCAAGCCCCGCACGCTCGGGCTCGTCGGCTGCGGCGTGCAGGCCCGCGTCCTCATCGATGCGCACCGCGCGCTCTTCGGGGAGCTGGAGCTGCTGCTCGCCGATGCCTCCGACGCCGCCGCGAAGGCGCTCCAGGCCGAGAAGGGCGGCCGCGTGGTCAGCCTCCAGGAGGCCTCCGGCGCGGACATCGTCTGCACCTCCACGCCCTCGCGCACCCCGGTGGTGAAGCGCGAGTGGGTCAAGCCCGGCGCCCACATCAACGCCATGGGCGCGGACGCCCCCGGCAAGCAGGAGCTGGACGCGCGCATCCTCACCGAGGGCCGCGTCTTCATCGACGACACCGAGCAGGCCCTGCACTCCGGCGAGGTCAACGTCCCCCTGCACGACGGCGTGCTGCGCGCCGAGCAGATCGCCGGCACCCTGGGCGAAGTCGTCGCCGGCAAGAAGCCCGGCCGCTCCGGGGAGGAGATCAGCATCTTCGACTCCACCGGGCTCGCGCTGCAGGACGTGGCCCTCGCCCGCGCCCTCTACGACGTCGCCCGGGCCAAGGGCGTCGGCCAGACGCTCGACATCGTCGGCGGCTGAAGTCCGGCGCTTCCAGTCCCCCTCGCGCGAGCAGACCCCCTCGCGCGAGGCCGCTGTCTGCCGCTCGAGCGCGCCCCCTGTGCTCGCGGCCCCGTGACGGGGGCGTCACGGAAGTCCCACTTGCAGGTCCTCCCGGACCACTCCGGGCACACCGCTCTCCCACGGACGGTAGGTGTCACTTAAAACCCCGTTATCACTGAAACTGTCTGATTTTCGGTGACTGGACAATTTCAACCACTGTGGAGTATTCCACGAATACGCGCTGCCTGTGGGGGGGCCAAACGACAGCCTGGAGGAGCTGACCTGGGAGGGTGACGTCGAGTCATCCGCCCGGAGAGGCCGGATTGCGTCCAGGCGCCCCGGAGGTGTCGCGCCCTGTGCCAATGCCTGGCACCGGCCCTTCGCCTGTCCGGAGACCCATGTTCCACCCCGCCTCGTCGCGGCGTGTCGCGCGTCCGTCGGCCCTCGTCGGCCTCGTGACGCTGCTGCTCGCCTTCCTGTCCACGCCTGCCTCCGCGCAGACGCAGACCAACACGCAGTCCACCCAGCGCGCCGTCAACTTCCTCAGCTCGGACGTCGCCACCTGGGTGACGGGCAACGGCTGCGCGGCGTGCCACCGCGTGGGCGCCTCGACGTTCGGCCTCGCGGCCGCGCGGGCCAACGGCTACGACATGGCCGCCGTCGTCGGCAACGGGCAGACGAACCAATACAACCTGGACTTCCTCGGCCAGCGCATCGCGACGGAGCAGCTGGCCAACGGCTCGTGGA is a genomic window containing:
- a CDS encoding ornithine cyclodeaminase family protein; the encoded protein is MSTLILSAKELRGLYTVELGLQAVEKAFRAHGRGESLMPPKVYLSLPQYDGDFRAMPAFLDGAAGVKWVNAHPQNPKKHGLPTVRALYILSDPDTASPLAILDGTWLTAWRTGCAGGVASKYLAKPKPRTLGLVGCGVQARVLIDAHRALFGELELLLADASDAAAKALQAEKGGRVVSLQEASGADIVCTSTPSRTPVVKREWVKPGAHINAMGADAPGKQELDARILTEGRVFIDDTEQALHSGEVNVPLHDGVLRAEQIAGTLGEVVAGKKPGRSGEEISIFDSTGLALQDVALARALYDVARAKGVGQTLDIVGG